A single window of Thermoplasma sp. Kam2015 DNA harbors:
- a CDS encoding zinc ribbon domain-containing protein — LEWKAEKYGKNIIEIGRFDPSSKICSSCGNIKHDLKLSDRIYRCDVCGLTIDRDHNASKNIRKIGLIKVGSVRSEYTPVEIATSGLYGCPERQMSLR; from the coding sequence CTGGAATGGAAAGCAGAAAAATATGGAAAGAATATAATAGAGATAGGAAGGTTCGATCCATCATCTAAGATATGTTCATCATGCGGTAACATAAAGCATGATCTGAAGTTATCAGATCGCATATATCGTTGTGATGTATGCGGATTAACTATAGACAGGGATCACAACGCATCAAAAAATATAAGGAAGATTGGACTTATAAAAGTAGGATCGGTGCGATCCGAATACACGCCTGTGGAGATCGCTACATCGGGCTTGTACGGATGTCCGGAAAGGCAGATGTCTCTTCGATGA